The following proteins come from a genomic window of Streptomyces sp. NBC_01716:
- a CDS encoding carbohydrate ABC transporter permease, whose translation MSETSGTKPVRRLRTAVRHWRPSGTTTLLTIGGLVMLAPFLWMFSTSLRSAAASVTVPPQWLPTQWHPDNYTRLASDDYPVLRFLQNSVLVSLLATAGIVITSALAGYAFAKLEFRFRNALFGLLLVSLMIPIQVTIVPLYVIMGKLGLIDSPWALVVPALLGAFAPGIPGAFGIFMMRQFFRSTPDALIEAATIDGAGPIRIFFRIALPLAKPALASLTVITFILSWNDYFSPLIFLNSTDIMTLPVGIQSLRPPFGQQSSLVMAAVTVALIPVLLVFVAGQRWIVQGFTRSGLNE comes from the coding sequence ATGAGTGAGACAAGCGGGACCAAGCCGGTACGACGCCTGCGAACGGCCGTGCGTCACTGGCGCCCGAGCGGTACGACGACGCTGCTCACGATCGGCGGGCTGGTGATGCTCGCTCCGTTCCTGTGGATGTTCTCCACCTCGCTGCGCTCGGCCGCCGCCTCGGTGACCGTCCCGCCGCAGTGGCTGCCCACCCAATGGCATCCGGACAACTACACCAGGCTCGCCTCCGACGACTACCCGGTGCTGCGATTCCTGCAGAATTCGGTGCTCGTGTCCCTGCTGGCCACGGCAGGAATCGTCATCACGAGCGCGCTGGCCGGCTATGCCTTCGCCAAGCTCGAATTCCGATTCAGGAACGCGCTGTTCGGCCTGCTCCTGGTGTCCCTGATGATTCCCATCCAGGTGACGATCGTGCCGCTGTACGTCATCATGGGCAAGCTCGGACTGATCGACAGCCCCTGGGCGCTGGTCGTCCCCGCGCTGCTGGGCGCTTTCGCCCCGGGAATTCCCGGGGCTTTCGGGATCTTCATGATGCGGCAGTTCTTCCGGAGCACTCCGGACGCGCTGATCGAGGCCGCGACGATCGACGGCGCGGGTCCGATCCGGATCTTCTTCCGTATCGCGCTGCCGCTGGCCAAACCCGCGCTGGCCTCGTTGACGGTCATCACCTTCATCCTGTCCTGGAACGACTACTTCTCCCCGCTGATCTTCCTGAACAGCACGGACATCATGACCCTCCCGGTCGGCATCCAGTCGCTGCGTCCGCCCTTCGGCCAGCAGAGCAGCCTGGTGATGGCCGCGGTCACCGTCGCGCTCATTCCGGTCCTGCTGGTCTTCGTCGCCGGCCAGCGCTGGATCGTCCAGGGATTCACCCGGTCCGGGCTCAACGAGTAG
- a CDS encoding ABC transporter substrate-binding protein, translating into MNESGPPRAPLSAALSRRRLLRVGAAGLAAVPASAALSACGWSGSNADRSSTLKVQNWGSADEARVYDATFAAFRRQHPGLKVSNNVVPVTLWGDYVSKLAVQMASGHSPDLLNLGMEGARLSVERSMLAPLDSRVKDSPAAFRERVGKLPKALVDAYTVDGRLYAVPNGWQTMAVYCNPEIFAARGVELPGPDWTWEDFLDTARRLTGRGVMGFGLPWGFFQWHPWWLTNGGYPVTDDYRRPTLSDPRVVEAVAFVRDLVQKYKVSPDPTSVDVYSQFAAGKFAMVGAGRWPLPGWSAAGFTDYTARPWPGRVSHTTVVGGSGWALSTRAVKADIAWAAIDDLLLPSSVARLTEVGQAMPVYPGIGDDTGDKAADDAFGFLFRQLDDSRPVAAPAFYDTLESVAMRYLQQIVSGRLDPARGLREADAEIREAL; encoded by the coding sequence ATGAACGAATCAGGTCCGCCGCGGGCGCCGCTGTCCGCGGCCCTGAGCAGACGGAGGCTGCTGCGCGTGGGCGCGGCGGGACTCGCGGCAGTGCCCGCGAGCGCGGCGCTGAGCGCCTGCGGCTGGAGCGGCTCGAACGCAGACCGGTCGTCGACACTGAAGGTGCAGAACTGGGGCAGCGCGGACGAGGCCAGGGTCTACGACGCCACGTTCGCGGCCTTCCGCAGGCAGCACCCCGGTCTGAAGGTCTCCAACAACGTGGTGCCGGTCACCCTGTGGGGTGACTATGTGAGCAAACTGGCCGTCCAGATGGCCTCCGGGCACTCGCCGGACCTGCTCAATCTGGGCATGGAGGGCGCCCGTCTTTCGGTGGAGCGCAGCATGCTCGCCCCACTGGACTCGCGGGTGAAGGACAGCCCGGCGGCCTTCCGCGAGCGCGTCGGCAAGCTGCCGAAGGCGCTGGTCGACGCCTACACCGTCGACGGTCGGCTCTACGCGGTTCCCAACGGCTGGCAGACCATGGCCGTCTACTGCAACCCCGAGATCTTCGCCGCCCGCGGTGTCGAACTGCCCGGACCTGACTGGACCTGGGAGGACTTCCTCGACACCGCCCGGCGGCTGACCGGGCGCGGTGTCATGGGCTTCGGACTGCCGTGGGGCTTCTTCCAGTGGCACCCGTGGTGGCTGACCAACGGCGGTTACCCGGTGACCGACGACTACCGGCGGCCGACGCTCTCGGATCCGAGAGTGGTCGAGGCGGTCGCCTTCGTCAGGGACCTGGTGCAGAAGTACAAGGTCTCCCCCGACCCGACCAGTGTGGATGTCTACTCGCAGTTCGCCGCGGGGAAGTTCGCGATGGTCGGCGCCGGGCGGTGGCCGCTGCCGGGGTGGTCGGCGGCCGGGTTCACCGACTACACCGCGCGTCCGTGGCCCGGGCGCGTCTCGCACACGACGGTGGTCGGCGGCAGCGGATGGGCGCTGAGTACCCGGGCGGTCAAGGCGGACATCGCCTGGGCCGCCATCGACGACCTGCTGCTTCCGTCGTCCGTGGCCCGGCTGACCGAGGTCGGGCAGGCGATGCCGGTCTATCCCGGCATCGGTGACGACACCGGGGACAAGGCGGCCGACGACGCCTTCGGCTTCCTCTTCCGACAGCTGGACGACAGCCGTCCGGTGGCCGCCCCCGCCTTCTACGACACCCTCGAATCCGTCGCGATGCGCTACCTCCAGCAGATCGTGTCCGGCCGGCTGGACCCCGCCAGGGGCCTGCGCGAGGCCGACGCCGAGATCAGGGAGGCGCTGTGA
- a CDS encoding GH32 C-terminal domain-containing protein: protein MPSDAPIFFRPPGGWVGDVIPYFWDDRFWLFYLHETRSGVVDAGTSWHLACTRDFVDFDYRGEVLPHGGPQEQDLHAYTGSVIEHEGTHHLFYTGYNPAVRDPATGVPLQAVMHAVSDDLLTWTKLPEDTFHAPADRYDPADWRDPFVFRAPGADEFTMLLAARTTTGPRRRRGCVARAVSGDLSTWTVTEPFSAPSRFITHECPDVFELDGRWYLLYSEFSERFATRYRVADAPDGPWRTPADDGIDARGFYAAKTAGDGGRRFAFGWIPTRQGVRDAGAWEWAGDLAVHEITARDDGSLAAAMPGAVRASFGTGLKTPEPRPLNGSWSVGADAVECAAPESLATLWAADLPVRCLVTTTVSFTPGTRECGLVLRGSDDCDEGYFLRLEPPRHRMVFDRWPRADQGPHQWQLAGDVPHAVELERPAALEPGIPHQLEVLIDDSAYVAYLDGEIAMSGRMYDRRTGGLGFFVGDGSARFTDIAVHVRTEGEDG, encoded by the coding sequence GTGCCGAGCGATGCACCGATCTTCTTCCGGCCGCCGGGTGGATGGGTGGGGGACGTGATCCCCTACTTCTGGGACGACCGGTTCTGGCTGTTCTATCTGCACGAGACCCGCAGCGGGGTCGTCGACGCGGGGACCTCCTGGCACCTGGCGTGCACCCGCGACTTCGTGGACTTCGACTATCGCGGCGAGGTGCTGCCGCACGGCGGTCCGCAGGAGCAGGATCTGCACGCGTACACCGGCAGCGTGATCGAGCACGAAGGCACGCACCACCTGTTCTACACCGGATACAACCCGGCCGTCCGGGATCCCGCCACCGGGGTACCGCTCCAGGCGGTGATGCACGCCGTCAGCGACGACCTGCTGACCTGGACGAAGCTGCCCGAGGACACCTTCCACGCCCCCGCGGACCGCTACGACCCGGCGGACTGGCGTGATCCGTTCGTCTTCAGGGCCCCCGGCGCAGACGAGTTCACGATGCTGCTCGCTGCCAGGACCACCACGGGACCACGGCGGCGGCGCGGCTGCGTGGCGCGCGCGGTCTCCGGGGACCTGAGTACGTGGACGGTCACCGAGCCGTTCTCCGCGCCGTCGCGATTCATCACGCACGAGTGCCCCGACGTGTTCGAACTGGACGGCCGCTGGTATCTGCTGTACTCGGAGTTCTCCGAGCGCTTCGCGACCAGATACCGCGTGGCCGACGCGCCGGACGGACCGTGGCGGACACCGGCGGACGACGGGATCGACGCCCGGGGCTTCTACGCGGCGAAGACCGCGGGCGACGGCGGTCGCCGGTTCGCCTTCGGCTGGATTCCCACCCGGCAGGGTGTGCGGGACGCGGGGGCCTGGGAGTGGGCGGGCGACCTCGCCGTCCACGAGATCACCGCCAGGGACGACGGCAGCCTGGCAGCGGCCATGCCCGGCGCGGTGCGCGCGTCGTTCGGTACGGGTCTCAAGACGCCGGAGCCCCGGCCGCTGAACGGCTCGTGGTCCGTCGGCGCCGACGCCGTGGAGTGCGCGGCGCCGGAGTCGCTGGCCACCTTGTGGGCGGCGGACCTGCCCGTACGCTGCCTGGTGACCACCACGGTGTCGTTCACGCCGGGCACCCGGGAGTGCGGCCTCGTGCTGCGCGGCAGCGACGACTGCGACGAGGGCTACTTCCTGCGGCTCGAACCGCCGCGGCACCGTATGGTCTTCGACCGCTGGCCGCGCGCCGACCAGGGCCCGCACCAGTGGCAGCTGGCGGGCGACGTGCCCCACGCGGTGGAACTGGAGCGGCCCGCGGCACTTGAGCCCGGGATTCCCCACCAGCTGGAGGTCCTGATCGACGACTCGGCCTATGTGGCCTACCTGGACGGAGAGATCGCGATGTCGGGGCGGATGTACGACCGCCGGACCGGCGGCCTCGGCTTCTTCGTCGGTGACGGGTCGGCCCGGTTCACCGACATCGCGGTGCACGTACGTACGGAAGGTGAGGACGGATGA
- a CDS encoding carbohydrate ABC transporter permease, protein MTATRATARPPRGRDHPRRTAPTRHGRRISQWPGILFVTPATVGFAVFVLLPLVLTVYYSFTSYDLFSPPQGNGLTNYHHLAEDTRLRQTYINTAIFCVLAVPLNVGLALLLAVGLNRRMSGWLRVTIRSAFFFPSLVGLIFVAIVWQFFLQTDDGIFNYYLGLVGIGPVHWLSSSTWALPSIVILDVWKNVGLAMLILLAGLQGIPKVYYEAASLDGASAWRQFRSVTVPLLSPQIFFVTTLYLIGALKVFDSIVVLTNGGPGDSSRSVVMYIYEKAFQSFDFGYAAAVSVSLLVVIGIVTALQFRVSRKWVHYE, encoded by the coding sequence GTGACGGCGACGCGGGCGACCGCCCGCCCACCGCGGGGCCGTGACCACCCGCGGCGAACCGCCCCGACGCGTCACGGGCGCAGGATCAGTCAGTGGCCCGGAATCCTGTTCGTCACCCCGGCCACCGTCGGATTCGCTGTCTTCGTACTGCTGCCGCTGGTGCTGACGGTGTACTACAGCTTCACCAGTTACGACCTCTTCTCTCCGCCGCAGGGCAACGGTCTGACCAACTACCACCATCTCGCCGAGGACACCCGGCTGCGGCAGACGTACATCAACACGGCGATCTTCTGTGTGCTGGCCGTGCCGCTCAACGTCGGGCTCGCGCTGCTGCTGGCGGTGGGGCTGAACCGCAGGATGTCCGGGTGGCTGCGGGTGACGATCCGCTCGGCGTTCTTCTTCCCGTCGCTGGTCGGCCTGATCTTCGTGGCCATCGTGTGGCAGTTCTTCCTCCAGACCGACGACGGCATCTTCAACTACTACCTGGGGCTGGTCGGCATCGGTCCGGTGCACTGGCTGTCCAGTTCCACCTGGGCGCTGCCGTCGATCGTCATCCTCGACGTGTGGAAGAACGTCGGCCTGGCGATGCTCATCCTCCTGGCGGGTCTCCAGGGAATTCCCAAGGTCTATTACGAGGCCGCGAGTCTGGACGGCGCGTCCGCGTGGCGGCAGTTCCGCTCCGTCACCGTTCCGCTGCTTTCCCCGCAGATCTTCTTCGTGACCACGCTCTATCTCATCGGCGCCCTGAAGGTGTTCGACTCGATCGTCGTCCTCACCAACGGCGGGCCGGGAGATTCCAGCCGCAGCGTCGTCATGTACATCTACGAAAAGGCCTTCCAGTCCTTCGACTTCGGCTATGCGGCGGCTGTCTCCGTGTCCCTTCTCGTCGTCATCGGCATTGTCACCGCCCTGCAGTTCCGGGTGTCACGGAAGTGGGTCCACTATGAGTGA
- a CDS encoding carbohydrate kinase family protein, which produces MTREAATYGQTRVTVVGEVLVDLLWRAGADLIAPAAGGSPANVAVGLRRLGRPATLVTTWGEDLPGTRIAAHLDASGLDVIRVPGASGRSTVALAYLDDNGSATYDFLASWDPERLEIPDGTAVLHTGSLAAVLEPGASEVLRLCRRAGASAGCTVVVDLNVRPAVQPDRDAYRAACLRLAAVADVVKASDEDLDWLFPGTAPDAAARLLADRGPRLVVVTLGGEGALAVTATEEVRVPARKITVVDTVGAGDSFQAALLDAIAAGSGRSASETGGADGTGGTGRSTLPATAEEIRTVLTRCVAAAAITCTRAGANPPTAAELDAALMPSLGADDRNFFDRHP; this is translated from the coding sequence ATGACGCGAGAAGCGGCAACGTACGGGCAGACACGGGTGACCGTGGTGGGCGAGGTTCTGGTCGATCTGCTGTGGCGGGCGGGCGCCGACCTGATCGCGCCGGCGGCCGGCGGAAGCCCGGCCAACGTGGCGGTGGGACTGCGGCGCCTGGGCCGCCCGGCCACCCTGGTGACCACCTGGGGCGAGGACCTGCCGGGGACACGGATCGCCGCCCATCTGGACGCCAGCGGGCTGGACGTCATCCGCGTCCCGGGAGCGTCGGGACGGTCCACGGTCGCGCTGGCCTACCTGGACGACAACGGCTCGGCGACCTACGACTTCCTCGCCTCCTGGGACCCGGAGCGTCTGGAGATCCCCGACGGCACCGCCGTCCTGCACACCGGATCGCTGGCGGCGGTACTCGAACCCGGCGCGAGCGAGGTACTGCGGCTGTGCCGACGGGCGGGCGCGTCGGCAGGCTGCACCGTGGTGGTGGACCTCAACGTCCGCCCGGCCGTTCAGCCCGACCGGGACGCCTACCGCGCGGCCTGCCTGCGCCTGGCGGCGGTCGCCGACGTGGTGAAGGCGAGCGACGAGGATCTGGACTGGCTCTTCCCCGGGACGGCGCCCGACGCCGCCGCCCGTCTGCTGGCCGACCGCGGGCCGCGACTGGTCGTGGTGACGCTGGGAGGCGAGGGCGCGCTCGCCGTCACGGCGACGGAGGAGGTACGGGTCCCGGCCCGGAAGATCACCGTCGTCGACACCGTGGGGGCGGGGGACTCGTTCCAGGCCGCGCTCCTCGACGCGATCGCCGCCGGCTCAGGGCGGTCTGCGAGCGAAACGGGCGGGGCCGACGGGACGGGTGGTACGGGCCGCAGCACCCTTCCGGCCACGGCCGAGGAGATCCGGACCGTCCTGACACGATGCGTCGCCGCGGCGGCCATCACCTGCACACGCGCCGGGGCCAATCCCCCCACCGCCGCCGAACTCGATGCCGCCCTGATGCCGTCCTTGGGGGCTGACGACCGAAATTTCTTCGATCGACACCCTTGA
- a CDS encoding ABC transporter substrate-binding protein: protein MNSRRGMWSLAGLMVCVLGVATGCGTTVGSPEAVRGSVSGPVEPRTITWLNSRPSDGPVIKAVTEVAAEYGKNHPGFKLNIISTPDRPSYLQKVEMLAAAKKLPELFDEDATPFAEKLRKQNRLVDVGNLLEEFGAKDRFRPLALQYQQFDNGGIYGLPLEFAMEYFWYNKKTFQKAGIAPPKTLDEFIASCEPLRAKGYIPIALDGKDGWPLERYLAYYPFRLQGNDFVKKLKKGDAKMSDPAGKSGAEFVSRLGKADCFADGFSSAGYTDATDLFTTGRAAMINDGTWDLGLLATDTLPKSVRDDVGYFTLPTTRGAVTGPGDYVVSSGIGMAVNAQNFDPLVKDFLEYLVARYPAKYAAMGQLSPTTDTPTAIPDGATPVYGQVLREADRLGTRTAKPWDTELDPTTNNVVQQNLVLLAQGNMSPREFEKSVDEAVTINSPRFFVK, encoded by the coding sequence ATGAACAGTCGGCGCGGGATGTGGTCACTGGCGGGCCTGATGGTGTGCGTCCTCGGCGTGGCCACCGGCTGCGGTACGACGGTGGGTTCGCCGGAGGCGGTACGGGGGTCCGTCTCCGGACCTGTCGAACCCCGCACGATCACCTGGCTCAACTCCAGGCCCAGCGACGGTCCGGTGATCAAGGCGGTCACCGAGGTCGCGGCGGAGTACGGCAAGAACCACCCCGGTTTCAAGCTCAACATCATCTCCACCCCGGACCGGCCGTCCTATCTGCAGAAGGTCGAGATGCTGGCCGCCGCGAAGAAACTGCCCGAACTCTTCGACGAGGACGCCACGCCCTTCGCCGAGAAACTGCGCAAGCAGAACAGGCTGGTGGATGTCGGCAATCTCCTGGAGGAGTTCGGCGCGAAGGACCGGTTCAGACCGCTCGCCCTCCAGTACCAGCAGTTTGACAACGGCGGTATCTACGGGCTGCCGCTGGAATTCGCCATGGAGTACTTCTGGTACAACAAGAAGACCTTCCAGAAGGCCGGGATCGCCCCGCCGAAGACCCTCGACGAGTTCATCGCCAGTTGCGAACCGCTGCGCGCCAAGGGGTATATCCCCATCGCCCTTGACGGAAAGGACGGCTGGCCTCTGGAACGCTATCTCGCGTACTACCCCTTCCGCCTCCAGGGGAACGACTTCGTGAAGAAGCTCAAGAAGGGCGACGCGAAGATGAGCGACCCCGCCGGGAAGTCCGGTGCGGAATTCGTCTCGCGACTGGGCAAGGCCGACTGCTTCGCGGACGGCTTCTCCTCGGCCGGCTACACCGACGCCACCGACCTGTTCACCACCGGCAGGGCGGCGATGATCAACGACGGTACCTGGGACCTCGGGCTCCTGGCCACCGACACGTTGCCCAAGTCGGTGCGTGACGACGTCGGTTACTTCACCCTGCCGACGACCCGGGGAGCCGTCACCGGCCCCGGCGACTACGTGGTCAGTTCCGGGATCGGCATGGCCGTCAACGCCCAGAATTTCGACCCACTGGTGAAGGACTTCCTCGAATACCTGGTCGCGCGGTACCCGGCCAAATACGCGGCAATGGGACAGCTCTCGCCGACGACGGACACACCGACGGCGATTCCCGACGGGGCGACTCCGGTGTACGGGCAGGTGCTTCGGGAGGCCGACCGGCTCGGCACCAGGACCGCCAAGCCGTGGGACACCGAACTCGACCCGACCACCAACAACGTCGTACAGCAGAATCTCGTCCTGCTCGCACAGGGAAACATGAGCCCGCGGGAATTCGAGAAGAGCGTCGACGAGGCCGTCACCATCAATTCCCCGAGATTTTTCGTCAAGTGA
- a CDS encoding GH116 family glycosyl-hydrolase, with protein sequence MRKPSDATFMRDRVRSYPESATSAAFLLGGIGTGNFSVGSRGQFRDWEIFNWPGKNNYLPFSFFAIRTRSADGTVHTAALEAELPGPHNRSHGYYNGELAGLPRFRHSRMWSVYPFVYVELTDPDLPVRAVLEAFTPFVPLDEVDSGIPGAILRYHVTNLTGEPLEVSVVGSFANAIGFEGYDVFGNLKLSGEVANELREGAAGKGLFYTSDDAPETEAYGSMAFVTTEPDATFRPVWLQGQWTDNAQDFWDDFTDDGRLDEYHAVESTGSELDNFYDFSYLRLREKIGSIAVPKTLPAHGSRSYEFAFAWHIPNRPKGWVEVDDDLARHARGEYPLIRNHYATVYDDAWAVVQDLVGRLPELEGRSRRFSQALYDSSLPEPVIDAVASNLTVIRSSTCFWTETGDFYGWEGTRDHVGCGLGNVNHVWNYAQGVAFLFPRLERSMRRAEFLIELDDDGALPFRSRQTLGEPRWQMVPAADGHLGSIVRACREWRISGDDDFLREIWPAVKKAMAYAVGHWDTDGDLVPDSQQSNTYDIEFYGPNGMTGTFMVAALRAGEAMATAVGEGELAAEYAAQAEQSAANLDRLCWNGSYFEQRLEDVDAHRYQFGRGCHSDQLLGQFVATVTGLGHLLPSDHIRSALMSIVEHNTVRRMREVPTVQRVYALGDEPGLVLCSWPNGGRPRFPFGYSDEVWTGVEHQVASSLIYEGFVKEGVAIVERLRARQDGYLRNPWSENEAGHHYTRSLASYALLTAFSGFSVDLSRGLVRFDPRAAEDGDFRSFWCHGKGWGTYEQHRDADGELVARIEVIEGVLGTEEPVTAATRVEIVTAPSAAVPSGEAR encoded by the coding sequence GTGCGCAAGCCGTCCGACGCCACCTTCATGCGAGACCGCGTACGGAGCTATCCGGAGTCCGCCACATCGGCGGCCTTCCTGCTCGGCGGGATCGGCACGGGCAACTTCTCGGTCGGATCGCGCGGCCAGTTCCGCGACTGGGAGATCTTCAACTGGCCGGGCAAGAACAACTATCTGCCGTTCTCCTTCTTCGCGATCCGCACCCGCTCAGCGGACGGCACGGTGCACACCGCCGCGCTGGAGGCCGAACTCCCGGGCCCGCACAACCGCTCGCACGGCTACTACAACGGTGAGCTGGCCGGGCTGCCGCGCTTCCGCCACTCCCGTATGTGGTCGGTGTACCCGTTCGTGTACGTCGAGTTGACCGACCCCGACCTGCCGGTCCGGGCGGTGCTCGAGGCCTTCACACCGTTCGTGCCGCTGGACGAGGTGGACTCCGGTATCCCCGGCGCGATTCTGCGCTATCACGTCACCAATCTCACCGGCGAACCTCTGGAGGTCTCTGTCGTCGGGTCCTTCGCCAACGCCATCGGCTTCGAGGGATACGACGTCTTCGGCAATCTGAAGCTGTCCGGCGAGGTGGCCAACGAACTGCGCGAAGGCGCCGCCGGCAAGGGCCTGTTCTACACCTCCGACGACGCGCCGGAGACCGAGGCGTACGGCAGCATGGCCTTCGTCACCACCGAGCCCGACGCGACCTTCCGGCCCGTCTGGCTCCAGGGCCAGTGGACCGACAACGCCCAGGATTTCTGGGACGACTTCACCGACGACGGCCGGCTCGACGAGTACCACGCCGTGGAGTCCACCGGCTCGGAACTCGACAACTTCTACGACTTCAGCTATCTGCGGCTGCGGGAGAAGATCGGCTCCATCGCCGTACCCAAGACGCTGCCCGCGCACGGGTCCCGGTCCTACGAGTTCGCCTTCGCCTGGCACATCCCGAACCGCCCCAAGGGCTGGGTGGAGGTGGACGACGACCTGGCGAGGCACGCCCGCGGTGAGTACCCGCTCATCCGCAACCACTACGCCACCGTCTACGACGACGCCTGGGCCGTGGTGCAGGACCTGGTGGGACGGCTCCCCGAACTGGAGGGCCGGTCACGGCGGTTCAGCCAGGCGCTGTACGACTCCTCGCTGCCCGAGCCGGTGATCGACGCCGTCGCGAGCAATCTGACCGTGATCCGCAGTTCGACCTGTTTCTGGACCGAGACCGGCGACTTCTACGGCTGGGAGGGCACCCGCGACCATGTCGGCTGCGGTCTGGGCAACGTCAACCACGTGTGGAACTACGCCCAGGGCGTCGCCTTCCTCTTCCCGCGTCTGGAGCGCTCGATGCGGCGGGCGGAGTTCCTGATCGAACTCGACGACGACGGCGCGCTGCCCTTCCGTTCGCGGCAGACTCTCGGCGAGCCGCGCTGGCAGATGGTCCCGGCCGCCGACGGCCATCTCGGCTCGATCGTGCGGGCCTGCCGTGAGTGGCGGATCAGCGGGGACGACGACTTCCTGCGGGAGATCTGGCCCGCCGTCAAGAAGGCCATGGCGTACGCGGTCGGCCACTGGGACACCGACGGCGACCTCGTCCCCGACAGCCAGCAGAGCAACACCTACGACATCGAGTTCTACGGTCCCAACGGCATGACCGGCACCTTCATGGTCGCCGCACTGCGCGCCGGCGAGGCCATGGCCACCGCCGTGGGAGAGGGCGAACTGGCCGCCGAATACGCCGCGCAGGCCGAGCAGTCGGCCGCCAATCTGGACCGCCTCTGCTGGAACGGCTCCTACTTCGAACAGCGGCTGGAGGACGTGGACGCCCACCGCTACCAGTTCGGACGCGGCTGCCACTCCGACCAGCTGCTCGGCCAGTTCGTGGCCACGGTGACAGGCCTCGGCCATCTGCTGCCCTCCGACCACATCCGGTCCGCGCTGATGTCGATCGTGGAGCACAACACCGTGCGGCGTATGCGCGAAGTGCCCACGGTGCAGCGCGTCTACGCCCTGGGCGACGAACCGGGGCTGGTGCTGTGCTCGTGGCCGAACGGAGGACGCCCGCGGTTCCCCTTCGGCTACAGCGACGAGGTATGGACCGGCGTGGAACACCAGGTCGCCTCCTCGCTCATCTACGAAGGCTTCGTCAAGGAGGGTGTGGCCATCGTGGAGCGGCTGCGCGCCCGGCAGGACGGCTATCTCCGCAACCCCTGGAGCGAGAACGAGGCGGGTCACCACTACACCCGGTCGCTCGCCAGCTACGCGCTGCTGACCGCGTTCTCCGGATTCAGTGTGGACCTCTCCCGGGGCCTGGTGCGCTTCGACCCCCGGGCCGCCGAGGACGGGGACTTCCGCTCCTTCTGGTGCCATGGCAAGGGCTGGGGCACCTACGAGCAGCACCGGGACGCCGACGGCGAACTCGTGGCGCGTATCGAGGTGATCGAAGGAGTACTGGGCACCGAGGAACCCGTCACCGCCGCCACCCGCGTGGAGATCGTCACCGCCCCTTCGGCCGCCGTCCCCTCGGGGGAGGCCCGATGA
- a CDS encoding LacI family DNA-binding transcriptional regulator — protein sequence MATYEDIAKAAGVSTATVSRVLSGNGSTVSAARTEKVRRAAAALGYRSNRAARTLRRRQADAVGLVFSDVENPFFASIARAVEDVAARRGHAVLLCNTDEDLERERFYLDLMMEEQVAGVIVAPSTEDPDRLAPLADAGIPTVTVDRTLRGNPFDSVLVDNRAGTEALVRDLLDHGHRRLAAIVGTTAATPSRERLAACEAAVASVPGASLLVGEGKLRDAVGTARTMALAGRLALELLESSAEPPTAFFCGNAVILQGVLGALHGAGRRVPDDVALVGFDDLPLFTLLERPLTVAAQPTEQLGRTAAELLFQRMDEPAAAARGVRLRPDVRLRRSCGGGH from the coding sequence ATGGCAACGTACGAGGACATCGCGAAGGCCGCCGGAGTATCCACCGCGACGGTCTCCCGTGTGCTCTCCGGCAACGGCTCCACGGTCAGTGCCGCCCGGACGGAGAAGGTGCGCCGGGCGGCGGCGGCGCTGGGCTACCGGTCCAACCGGGCGGCGCGCACACTGCGCCGCCGGCAGGCCGACGCGGTGGGACTGGTCTTCTCCGACGTGGAGAACCCGTTCTTCGCGTCCATCGCCCGCGCGGTCGAGGATGTGGCCGCCCGCCGGGGCCACGCCGTACTGCTGTGCAACACCGACGAGGACCTGGAACGTGAGCGCTTCTACCTCGACCTCATGATGGAGGAACAGGTCGCGGGCGTGATCGTCGCCCCGTCCACCGAGGACCCGGACCGGCTCGCCCCTCTGGCGGACGCCGGGATTCCGACCGTGACGGTCGACCGCACCCTGCGGGGAAACCCCTTCGACAGTGTGCTGGTCGACAACCGGGCCGGCACCGAAGCTCTCGTACGTGACCTGCTGGACCACGGGCACCGCAGACTCGCGGCGATCGTCGGGACCACGGCCGCCACCCCCAGCCGCGAGCGGCTGGCCGCCTGCGAGGCCGCGGTCGCCTCGGTGCCCGGCGCGAGCCTGCTGGTCGGCGAGGGCAAACTCCGCGACGCGGTCGGCACCGCGCGGACCATGGCGCTGGCCGGCAGGCTCGCCCTGGAACTTCTGGAGTCGTCCGCCGAGCCCCCGACCGCGTTCTTCTGCGGCAACGCCGTCATCCTTCAGGGCGTGCTGGGAGCGCTGCACGGCGCCGGGCGCCGCGTCCCGGACGATGTCGCCCTCGTCGGCTTCGACGACCTGCCTCTGTTCACCCTGCTGGAGCGGCCACTGACCGTGGCGGCCCAGCCCACCGAGCAACTCGGCCGTACCGCCGCCGAATTGCTGTTCCAGCGCATGGACGAGCCGGCCGCCGCCGCCCGCGGTGTCCGGCTGCGTCCCGACGTCAGGCTCCGCCGCTCCTGCGGTGGCGGGCACTGA